From one Plantibacter flavus genomic stretch:
- a CDS encoding lysoplasmalogenase, which produces MNSANPSLTDDLSFSGETLAVQAYRRPRRGDAAGGRRPWFVLGRIARVKAYDVTGVALMTVVQRSGAATALFAALPVVALVHIIALASGQEWLSLLTKPFIMLVLALALVWSVRRLSAAAVTALVAIMCSWLGDVALMVPGELAFGVGILFFMLAQAGYVLLFVRHLRTRNRPPVWALVFLVWLVAGIALLSQQDMGALYPAVVLYAVVIGAMAASSTMTTPTIAVGGALFLVSDSLIGLDRFVPAVTIWAADEIIMATYAAGQCIIVWGVAEVLRRRERAVLAV; this is translated from the coding sequence GTGAACAGTGCGAACCCGTCACTCACGGATGATCTCTCTTTCTCAGGTGAAACCTTGGCCGTGCAAGCCTATCGTCGTCCACGACGAGGAGACGCTGCCGGCGGTCGGCGGCCATGGTTCGTGCTCGGGCGCATCGCTAGAGTGAAGGCCTACGACGTGACGGGGGTGGCGCTGATGACGGTTGTGCAGAGAAGCGGGGCTGCGACGGCGCTGTTCGCCGCGCTGCCCGTGGTCGCACTCGTGCACATCATCGCCCTCGCCTCCGGTCAGGAGTGGCTGTCGCTCCTCACCAAGCCGTTCATCATGCTGGTCCTCGCGCTGGCGCTCGTGTGGTCGGTCCGACGGCTGTCTGCCGCTGCGGTCACCGCGCTCGTCGCGATCATGTGCAGCTGGCTGGGCGACGTCGCCCTCATGGTTCCGGGCGAACTCGCGTTCGGCGTGGGGATCCTGTTCTTCATGCTCGCTCAGGCCGGTTATGTCTTACTCTTCGTGCGGCATCTGCGCACCAGGAACCGCCCGCCGGTCTGGGCGCTCGTGTTCCTGGTGTGGCTCGTCGCCGGTATCGCGCTCCTCAGTCAGCAGGACATGGGGGCGCTGTATCCGGCGGTCGTCCTGTATGCCGTCGTGATCGGGGCCATGGCGGCGTCTTCCACGATGACGACCCCGACGATCGCCGTGGGCGGTGCGCTGTTCCTGGTCTCCGACTCGTTGATCGGGCTCGACCGCTTCGTGCCTGCAGTGACGATCTGGGCGGCAGACGAGATCATCATGGCGACATACGCCGCGGGCCAATGCATCATCGTGTGGGGCGTCGCGGAGGTCCTGCGTCGCCGGGAGCGGGCGGTCCTCGCCGTCTGA